In Fundulus heteroclitus isolate FHET01 unplaced genomic scaffold, MU-UCD_Fhet_4.1 scaffold_46, whole genome shotgun sequence, a single window of DNA contains:
- the LOC118560598 gene encoding uncharacterized protein LOC118560598 yields MRPSSLTEALIDIANGNTSVFTMELEGHKCSVCDRTFSVKSNLTRHMKLHGPKECLCEVCGRGFSQQQQLRSHVKQHLYPFLRLYRPGEAKLQCTDAAKAVAAAPSKAVDPTSLDPEKVEAAAKKAGGEMWRGLLVVTFGKYAGQTFRWLLENDVGWVTWLLSEYCQKGEKNQLLKWQKERLLEYVREFPPVTFHLDKRLEKKRSRTDGEKAAEAGMSDFQSDYASDAELLAAAG; encoded by the exons ATGAGaccttcctcactgactgaggcTCTGATCGACATCGCTAACGGGAACACATCG gTATTCACAATGGAATTGGAAGGCCACAAGTGCAGCGTGTGTGACAGGACTTTCTCTGTGAAGTCCAACCTCACTCGGCACATGAAGCTTCATGGTCCAAAGGAGTGTCTGTGTGAGGTGTGTGGGAGAGGCTTCTCTCAGCAGCAGCAACTCAGGAGTCACGTGAAGCAGCACCTCTACCCTTTCCTCCGCCTTTACAGGCCGGGGGAGGCCAAGCTGCAGTGCACCGATGCAGCCAAGGCTGTAGCAGCTGCCCCCTCCAAAGCAGTAGACCCCACCTCTCTTGATCCAGAAAAGGTGGAGGCTGCTGCCAAAAAAGCCGGTGGGGAAATGTGGAGAGGGCTGCTAGTTGTGACCTTTGGTAAATATGCAGGGCAGACTTTCAGGTGGCTGCTGGAGAACGACGTGGGATGGGTGACATGGCTGCTTTCTGAGTACTGCCAGAAGGGAGAAAAGAACCAGCTTCTCAAGTGGCAGAAGGAGCGACTTCTGGAGTACGTCAGAGAGTTCCCGCCTGTCACCTTCCATCTAGACAAGCGCTTGGAG aaaaagaGGTCAAGAACTGATGGAGAAAAGGCTGCTGAAGCTGGCATGTCTGATTTTCAGTCAGACTATGCCAGCGATGCTGAGCTGTTGGCTGCTGCTG gTTAG
- the LOC118560618 gene encoding zinc finger protein 501-like, producing MFTEKMSHQQVFLNIMSVTTWKVLDGHLLIHADKTSIVGQNISDIIGIKEKQKEPEQQLKMETKEELQPVQIKEENDRLSYNQDEGQVLVQQENNTCVVTPTYERIFHNEPELQQMMEAKEEQEPVQIKKEQEDLCSSQDKVVMKQETETFLVSRTCEQNNNSEAEPDKNQLFSAKRHKTDLTCCEVCGKSFRHHSSLTAHMRIHTCENLFSCLTCGKDFTSQYALTVHTRAHTGERPFSCQTCGKDFISQYVLTMHTRTHTGEKPFSCLTCGKDFTSQSTLTVHMRTHTGEKPFRCLACGKGFIQKTTLTYHMRTHSGEKPYSCEMCDKSFRQRSDLACHLRTHTGEKPYHCDMCEKYFRQSSDFARHMRTHTREKLFFCLTCGKGFNKQYRLTRHLRMHRGDE from the exons ATGTTTACAGAAAAGATGTCACACCAGCAG GTCTTCCTAAACATCATGTCTGTCACTACTTGGAAGGTTCTTGATGGTCACCTTCTCATACATGCAGACAAGACTTCCATTGTGGGTCAAAATATATCAGACATTATAGgaataaaggaaaaacaaaaggaaccaGAACAACAGCTGAAGATGGAGACAAAAGAGGAGCTACAACCGGTACAgattaaagaagaaaatgacCGCCTCAGCTATAATCAGGATGAAGGGCAGGTTTTGGTACAGCAGGAGAACAACACCTGTGTCGTGACTCCTACCTATGAGCGAATATTCCACAATGAACCAGAACTGCAGCAGATGATGGAGGCAAAGGAGGAACAAGAGCCTGTACAGATTAAAAAGGAACAAGAGGATCTTTGCAGTAGTCAAGATAAGGTTGTAATGAAGCAGGAGACTGAAACCTTTTTAGTCAGTCGTACTTGTGAGCAAAACAACAATAgtgaagcagaaccagacaaGAACCAACTCTTCTCAGCAAAAAGACATAAAACTGATTTGACCTGTTGTGAGGTTTGTGGTAAATCCTTTCGTCATCACAGTTCTTTAACTgctcacatgagaatccacacatgtGAAAACCTATTTTCATGCCTGACTTGTGGAAAAGATTTCACCAGCCAATATGCCTTGACTGTTCACACAAGAGCGCACACGGGCGAGAGGCCTTTTTCATGTCAGACCTGTGGAAAGGATTTTATCAGCCAGTATGTCTTGACTATGCACACGAGAACTCACACAGGCGAGAAGCCATTTTCATGTCTGACTTGTGGAAAAGATTTTACCAGCCAGTCTACGTTGACTGTGCACATGCGAACTCATACAGGCGAGAAGCCTTTCCGATGTCTGGCGTGTGGTAAAGGTTTCATCCAGAAAACCACTTTGACCTACCACATGAGAACTCACTCAGGGGAAAAACCTTATTCATGTGAAATGTGTGATAAGTCTTTCAGACAGAGAAGTGATTTGGCATGTCACCTTAGAACGCACACAGGGGAGAAACCGTACCATTGTGACATGTGTGAGAAATATTTCAGACAGAGCAGCGATTTTGCTcgtcacatgagaactcacacacgTGAAAAACTTTTCTTCTGCCTGActtgtggaaaaggttttaacAAACAATATAGATTGACTCGTCACCTGAGAATGCACAGAGGTGATGAGTAG